A single genomic interval of Halobacillus halophilus DSM 2266 harbors:
- a CDS encoding LapA family protein — protein MKGQSYIIFAFVFALIIAIFAVINVDPVQVNYMFGTGEAPLILVILISVLLGGLATASVGAVRYFKLKRENRSLKQKVDQSNEPVTSSGFDEAPDESVEAKEENENRNVT, from the coding sequence GTGAAAGGGCAATCTTATATTATTTTTGCATTTGTTTTTGCTTTAATTATAGCTATCTTTGCTGTGATCAATGTGGACCCTGTTCAAGTTAATTATATGTTCGGTACAGGTGAAGCACCCCTGATCCTGGTTATCTTAATATCTGTATTATTAGGCGGGCTTGCTACAGCGTCTGTAGGAGCTGTCCGTTACTTTAAGTTAAAGAGAGAAAATCGCTCTTTAAAGCAAAAAGTCGATCAATCTAACGAGCCGGTAACTTCCTCTGGTTTTGATGAAGCCCCGGATGAATCGGTAGAGGCTAAAGAGGAAAACGAGAATAGAAATGTAACGTAA
- the secDF gene encoding protein translocase subunit SecDF, translated as MVKRGRIVAFFLVVLLLAATIGTTVTGVTKNINLGLDLQGGFEILYDVEPLNEDQEVNENVLEATVESLNRRVNTLGISETNISIEDGGRIRVQLAGIQDQQEARDLLATTAELSFRGANGEEYLDGSDLVEGSAQQTYDQNNAPAVSLGVKDPGKFYDVSEEIVNTPDDPSTPYPENVLVIWLDYNEETSFAEEYGKADPAYLSAPRFPDGPVRSSTVQITGDFTVESAKELADLLNAGSLPVNLEETYSTSVGAQFGEQAMNKTIVAGAIGIATIFLFMMAYYRFPGIIAVVTLTAYVYLILVVFEAMNGVLTLPGIAALILGVGMAVDANIITYERIKEELKAGKSVMSAFKAGNKRSLATILDANITTLIAATVLFLFGTSSVKGFATMLIVSILVSFITAVYGTRLLMGLWVKSRFLNKRPKWFGVKPEDIHSLEEGEEVEATVMNRKFDFVGLRKRFFTISIILITAGILALAVFRLNLGIDFTSGSRVSILSDGNINASQVEETMEEEFNVAPKKVVISGDNDEIAVARFDSELSKDKIGEIQSYYEDEFGNTPNVSTVSPVVGQELAKNAALAVLYASIGIIIYVTIRFEFFFAMTAIIALLHDAFFIIALFSLTRLEFDITIIAAILTIVGYSVNDTIVTFDRIRENLKLKKKVKSFKELAKVVNDSLMQTLARSINTVITVIFAAIMLLFFGASSITNFAFALVVGLLAGTYSSLFIASQIWLIWRGKNIKDNPIQFVKKKKNDGPQV; from the coding sequence ATGGTGAAACGGGGGCGTATCGTCGCCTTTTTTCTAGTGGTGCTTCTATTAGCAGCTACAATAGGGACGACTGTAACAGGTGTTACTAAAAATATAAACTTAGGACTGGATCTGCAGGGCGGATTTGAAATCCTGTATGATGTGGAGCCTTTGAATGAAGATCAGGAAGTTAACGAAAATGTCCTGGAAGCGACCGTTGAATCCCTGAACAGACGAGTGAATACACTGGGGATTAGTGAAACGAATATTTCCATTGAAGATGGCGGACGTATCCGCGTACAGCTTGCCGGTATTCAGGATCAGCAGGAGGCACGGGATCTACTAGCTACTACAGCTGAACTTTCTTTCCGCGGCGCGAATGGAGAAGAATATTTAGATGGATCAGACCTGGTTGAGGGAAGCGCCCAGCAAACTTATGACCAGAATAATGCTCCGGCCGTTTCTCTTGGCGTAAAAGATCCTGGTAAGTTTTATGACGTTTCTGAAGAGATTGTTAATACACCTGATGACCCAAGCACACCTTATCCAGAAAATGTTCTGGTCATCTGGCTCGACTACAATGAAGAGACGTCCTTTGCTGAGGAGTATGGGAAGGCCGATCCGGCTTATCTTTCAGCACCAAGATTTCCAGATGGACCAGTCAGAAGTTCCACCGTGCAGATTACTGGAGATTTTACAGTAGAGTCGGCGAAAGAGTTGGCAGATCTCTTAAACGCAGGTTCGCTTCCGGTAAATCTGGAAGAAACCTATTCTACCTCAGTAGGAGCACAATTCGGTGAGCAGGCAATGAATAAAACGATCGTTGCCGGGGCAATTGGTATAGCCACTATTTTCTTATTCATGATGGCGTATTACCGCTTTCCTGGAATTATAGCTGTTGTGACGTTGACCGCATATGTGTATTTAATATTAGTGGTCTTTGAAGCCATGAACGGGGTGTTGACCCTGCCAGGTATAGCTGCACTCATTCTCGGTGTAGGTATGGCGGTTGATGCCAATATTATTACCTATGAAAGAATTAAAGAGGAATTAAAAGCCGGCAAATCAGTGATGTCAGCATTCAAAGCTGGTAATAAACGTTCTCTCGCTACCATTCTCGATGCGAACATTACCACACTGATCGCAGCTACCGTTCTTTTCCTCTTTGGCACAAGTTCTGTAAAAGGCTTTGCTACGATGCTGATCGTAAGTATCTTAGTCAGTTTTATTACCGCTGTATATGGTACGCGTCTTCTTATGGGATTATGGGTGAAGAGCCGTTTCTTAAATAAACGTCCGAAATGGTTCGGTGTGAAGCCGGAAGATATCCATTCTCTAGAAGAAGGCGAAGAAGTTGAAGCTACTGTTATGAACCGTAAGTTCGACTTTGTTGGCTTGAGGAAAAGATTCTTTACAATTTCTATTATCTTGATTACAGCCGGCATTCTGGCTCTTGCTGTTTTCCGACTGAACCTCGGTATTGATTTTACAAGCGGCTCAAGGGTCTCCATTTTATCCGATGGCAATATCAATGCTTCACAAGTTGAGGAGACTATGGAAGAAGAGTTTAATGTTGCTCCTAAGAAAGTAGTAATCTCCGGAGACAATGATGAAATTGCTGTTGCTCGTTTTGACAGCGAGCTAAGTAAAGATAAAATTGGAGAAATTCAGAGCTACTATGAAGACGAATTTGGCAATACGCCAAACGTAAGCACAGTCTCCCCTGTAGTTGGTCAGGAGTTAGCTAAGAATGCGGCATTGGCTGTTTTGTATGCTTCTATCGGGATTATTATTTATGTAACGATTCGATTTGAGTTCTTCTTTGCGATGACCGCTATCATCGCCTTGCTTCACGATGCTTTCTTTATCATTGCGCTGTTCAGTCTTACGAGACTTGAGTTTGATATTACCATTATAGCTGCGATCTTAACGATTGTCGGTTATTCAGTTAACGATACCATTGTTACATTTGACCGGATTCGTGAAAACTTGAAGCTGAAGAAGAAGGTCAAGTCCTTTAAAGAACTCGCTAAAGTTGTGAACGACAGCTTGATGCAGACCCTAGCCAGAAGTATTAATACGGTTATCACTGTAATCTTTGCAGCGATTATGCTCCTCTTCTTCGGAGCTTCGTCGATTACAAACTTTGCATTTGCTCTTGTGGTAGGACTGCTTGCTGGAACGTATTCTTCCTTATTCATTGCCTCTCAGATATGGCTGATTTGGCGTGGGAAGAACATTAAAGATAATCCGATTCAGTTTGTTAAGAAGAAGAAAAACGATGGACCTCAAGTATAA